From the Gordonia bronchialis DSM 43247 genome, one window contains:
- a CDS encoding cysteine dioxygenase produces the protein MTSTLSRVPSDRLLRGGLDTTRRRSHLPTRLRPADLLRITDQCVADVLDGMHDALLPTEWDPVHRWATRIHTDNDVDVWLISWTPGESTELHDHAGSLGALTVLSGSLREYHWTGDDLAVRILGEGDQAAFPLGWVHDVMRNPPPADAAPADAEMSPVTLSVHAYSPPLTAMSYYDVTEDGALRRTRTELTDQPE, from the coding sequence ATGACCTCAACCCTCTCGCGTGTGCCGTCCGATCGTCTTCTGCGCGGCGGCCTCGACACCACCCGGCGTCGTAGCCATCTACCCACCCGGCTCCGGCCCGCCGACCTCCTGCGCATCACCGACCAGTGCGTCGCCGACGTCCTCGACGGCATGCACGACGCCCTCCTCCCGACGGAATGGGACCCGGTGCACCGGTGGGCCACCCGCATCCACACCGACAACGACGTGGACGTCTGGCTGATCAGTTGGACACCCGGCGAGTCGACCGAACTGCACGACCACGCCGGATCGCTCGGCGCCCTCACCGTGTTGTCGGGTTCGCTGCGCGAGTACCACTGGACGGGCGATGATCTGGCTGTGCGCATTCTCGGCGAGGGCGATCAGGCCGCGTTCCCACTCGGGTGGGTGCACGACGTGATGCGTAATCCGCCGCCGGCCGACGCCGCGCCCGCCGACGCCGAGATGTCGCCGGTCACCCTGAGCGTGCACGCGTACTCACCGCCGCTGACCGCGATGTCCTACTACGACGTCACCGAGGACGGCGCGCTTCGCCG